From a single Theropithecus gelada isolate Dixy chromosome 8, Tgel_1.0, whole genome shotgun sequence genomic region:
- the GEM gene encoding GTP-binding protein GEM: protein MTLNVTMRQGTVGMQPQQQRWSIPADGRHLMVQKEPHQYSHRNRHSAAPEDHCRRSWSSDSTDSVISSESGNTYYRVVLIGEQGVGKSTLANIFAGVHDSMDSDCEVLGEDTYERTLMVDGESATIILLDMWENKGENEWLHDHCMQVGDAYLIVYSITDRASFEKASELRIQLRRARQTEDIPIILVGNKSDLVRCREVSVSEGRACAVVFDCKFIETSAAVQHNVKELFEGIVRQVRLRRDSKEKNERRLAYQKRKESMPRKARRFWGKIVAKNNKNMAFKLKSKSCHDLSVL, encoded by the exons ATGACTCTGAATGTCACCATGCGCCAGGGCACTGTGGGCATGCAGCCGCAGCAGCAGCGCTGGAGCATCCCAGCCGATGGCAGGCATCTGATGGTCCAGAAAGAGCCCCACCAGTACAGCCACCGAAACCGCCATTCTGCTGCCCCTGAGGACCACTGCCGCCGAAGCTGGTCCTCTGACTCCACAGACTCAGTCATCTCCTCTGAGTCAGGGAACACCTACTACCGAGTGGTGCTCATAGGGGAGCAGGGGGTGGGCAAGTCCACTCTGGCCAACATCTTTGCAGGTGTGCATGACAGCATGGACAGCGACTGCGAGGTGCTGGGAG aaGATACATATGAACGAACCCTGATGGTTGATGGGGAAAGTGCAACGATTATACTCCTGGATATGTGGGAAAATAAG GGGGAAAATGAATGGCTCCACGACCACTGCATGCAGGTCGGGGACGCATACCTGATTGTCTACTCAATCACAGACCGAGCGAGCTTTGAGAAGGCATCTGAGCTACGAATTCAGCTTCGCAGGGCTCGGCAGACAGAGGACATTCCCATAATTTTGGTTGGCAACAAAAGTGACTTAGTGCGGTGCCGGGAAGTGTCTGTATCAG aaGGGAGAGCCTGTGCAGTGGTGTTTGACTGCAAGTTCATCGAGACCTCCGCAGCTGTCCAGCACAACGTGAAGGAGCTGTTTGAGGGCATTGTGCGGCAGGTGCGCCTCCGGCGGGAcagcaaggagaagaatgagcGGCGACTGGCCTatcagaaaaggaaggagagcatGCCCAGGAAGGCCAGGCGCTTCTGGGGCAAGATCGTGGCCAAAAACAACAAGAATATGGCCTTCAAGCTCAAGTCCAAATCCTGCCATGACCTCTCTGTACTCTAG